The Raphanus sativus cultivar WK10039 chromosome 2, ASM80110v3, whole genome shotgun sequence DNA segment TGGCTCCTATCTTACTTCTCCTGAACCAAGACTCTGATCTCTTGTCTGGGTTCGGCGATAAACAGAGATACTTCCCGGTGATTTTAGCCATATCAACATACTTGGCTTTATCCTCTCTCTACACTATATGGGAAGAAGTTTGGTTCGGTGGAAACACTGGTTGGGGAATAGAAATTGGAGGGCGTGAATGGTTCTTTGCGGTGAAGAACCTGGCTCTCCTAATACTCACGGCACCAGGTCACATTATATTCAACAGGTACGTGTGGAGTTACACCAGTAAACAGTCAGACGCGTCGCCGATGCTTACCCTGCCACTTAGCTTTGCAGCCGTGGTGATAACGGACGTGTTTCAGGTTCGGCTTCTTGGAGTTTTAGGCATTGTTTACTCTGTTGCTCAGTATGTAATATCTAGGCAACAATACATGAAAGGGCTGAGGTATATTTAGACAGCCGTTAGGATTTCCTCGTTTTTCTTGTGTAACAATGCTTCATTTTCCCTACCTTTCTTAGACCTTTTTGTTTCTCGGTTGATGCATTGAAAATTGCAGAGATACGTTTACATGACTTTTATAGTTTtcttacaaacaaacaaatcttAGGAACAGAACAGAACACATAGTCAGTGTCTTTAAAAAGATGCTCTACTCTTGTCATCCTCAGTTTCAACATCCCTGTACTTATACCTATGAGCTGACCAAAGGAAAACACAGAAGTTCAAAAGGCTCAGAAGCGTGAGGAGCCAGTACAAACAGTCGAATCTCCCCGTGTTTATGTTCTGCGACAACCACGAGTTCCCATCTGAGTTCCTGGTCGCAGCCTTCACGATGTTGTTCAAGATGGTGGCAGCAAAGCACCCTAACCCGCCAGCTAGCGCTGCGTAGGCTGAACCAATACTCTTCATAGCATCAGGTGCTTCCTCGTAGAGGAACTCCAGTAGCCCAACGATGCAGAAAACCTCTGCTATACCGATGAGACAGTACTGGATTAACAACCAGTATGCTGTTAGATCAGGCATTTGGGTCAAGAAGTTGAACTCGAATCCATGCTGTATCGCGTAATGTCTCCTGTAGTTCTCGAATAGTCCAGCCCAAGCTACTGATATGATTGAAACTGCTAGCCCTATCCCCACCtgttgataaaaaaacaatGTGCAAGCGATGAATGATATGATTAGAGATGGAAGGGTTGAGTACTGAGTAATATACCCTTTGAAGCTGGGAAGCACCATGGGGATTGCCAGTGATTCTTCTGGTGATAGGGACGAAGACAGAGTAATAAAGGGAGAGAATGAGGAAAATGCTGAGTCCTGGGAAGACAGGCATGCATGTCACTGGAAGCTTGAGGTGCTGGATGTGTGTGTTGAGTGTATAAGCTTGTTGCACTGACAGTGTTAGATACTCTGTGAGGACCAGACTCAGCATTACAGTGCATGCTGGGATCGGAATCAGTCTTATCAAAATCTTCACTTCCTCCACTTGTGTTACTGTGCACAGCTTCCATGGTGACGGCTCTAATCCATCTTCTTTCAACTGAAGCGCCGCCTTGTCTAGCCATCTGCACCACAATCAAAACATGTGAGACCTTGTTCATAGGATTATTATACCCATCCAAAACCATACCAAAGCTGCACCTGAAATCGCCTGTGTGAGGGATTTTACGACTGCCGTTAATAGCAGACTTCAAGCCTGGAACCTCGTAGAGACCGATGAACTCGCTGCTTGTAAAAGCTGCACCTCGTTTGCGAAAAGCTGCAACTAACACCTGAGCAACCCTTGTCAAGGGACTACCACCAGGCAACCTATGCCGATAAAGCGGTGTGCCAGCAAAGAATAGAGCATTAGAAATGGCCATAGCTATCGCCAATGTGCCAAAAGCCATACCCCAACCATGTTCCATCTGAACGTACACTACCAAAGTGAAGGCAATGATAGCACCTAGAGTGACAGATAGATAGAAGAAGTTGAAGAAGCGGTCCAAATGTGTTTTATACTCTTTGCTCTTCTCATCAAACTGGTCCGCACCGAACGAGGAAACACATGGTCTTATACCAGCAGCACCAAATCCGGTTATGTAAAGAACCGTGTAGAGATAAAGCATTTGCCAAGATTTAGCTGGTTGGCAGTTTCCTAAGAGCAATGATAACTGGTCACAGTTACTTTGGTCTGGTATGAACATCTTCAAACTTGCTCCCAGTGTTATTCCTATCAACCCCTTCTCACAGGGTACagaaaaaaactagatttttagATATCAATACCAGCAGGACTACAAACATGTCTCAGTTCAACGAACTCTAGTGCTTACCAGAAGATACATGGTAGTGAAAATAGCAATGGTCCAGTATCGACCCAAGTATGCATCAGCCAAGAAACCTCCAAGAACAGAGGAGGCCTGAGAGATGCCAAGGAAGTTGTTGACTGCGTTTGAAGAACTCTCAAAAGGCCTATGCATCACGTAAAACATGAAGGCCACCATGTTGACTGATAATCCGAAGTAAGCCATTCTCTCAGCCATTTCATTTCCTAAGATTgcaaccaaaccaaaacataagCTTCAAGTAGAACTATATAATgatatttatcttaaaaaaaaaaaactatataatgatattcaagaaaacaaaatgtatGCAAAAGTTACCAAAAATGAAGAGAGCTGCTATCCAACCACCGGTTTTGGAAAGATTGGCGATGGGTTTGCCATGGATGTTAACAGGAGTGGTGCCTCCAGTATAGCCACGTCCAAGAGCAAGACGTCTGTTATCTGATTCTATAAAGAACACACTCAACTCCTTCCTATGCACTGAAGCGCTCGAACAACCTCCCGGCGTCTCGGAGACACTCAACGGGGATTTAATCTCTGATACAACCATGTTGGATCTATTCTCTCATAAGACCATGGAACTAGGAGTCAGTCTCTTACAGTGAGGAAATAAAAgcaagagacagagagagagagagagagagagagagggaggtaAGGGAATAATTAATATAACCAAAACACAATCAGTAAGAAGAAAGTGACGTTTGAGGATTGGTTAGAGAAATGTATAAATGCAGTAGCTTAGAATTGAAAGATTGGTATTAAATAGATGGAGCTAGCTGGTGAATGGTAAACAGCAGAGTAGATGCATTAACTGCACGTGGGAGTCCCATCTCTATTGTCAACCGCTTTAAACGTTCAAAAGAGGCATCATGTTTCTTGATGTATACATATAAAGAAACCATTGCTTGGTTTGTAACTTGGAAGACATAAATTTTGATTGAAAGGCTTTAGTACAATGCGTAACTGcatcttgttttgttttcttgttttcagTCTGCATTAATGACGACTCTGACACTGAACATACATTGGCAGCTATACAATAAAGTCAAACAACATAAGCTAACACTGGTTTGTGTTCATATTTAATTAGATGGAGAGTATTGAAACGTATTCATACCAAACCCTATGCAAGTAGCCAAATAGGACATTAGCTAGACTGGTCTCTTTTGGTATTTTAATTGATTAGGATCACATGTTCCAACTATCTATTAGTAAAACTAATTTTggagtatataatatattcattaCATGTTTTTGAAGCTTGTAAATGAGCTAACATTATCTGATGTATAAGCTGCGCTCAATGTATACAATTGTTTGTGTTGTTGAAGTATACACATGACAAAATATATACGCCAATGTAGATCGTCCAATCAATTTGGTACAATTTTGAGGAGTTCAACATCAAAGAGAAGTGTCTTGTCTATGAGCCCTTGGTTCTTGAGCACAAAATCTAATGCACGTTGTCCCTGCGCGCCAACAtcaaagaaaacattaaaaactatGTCCTTATCATACATAGTTAACATAAACCTGATAGAAGACTAACAGAGAAAGTTGTTGGTCTCGGCGCACTCTTGTTGTAGTCATTTTCTGGGTATCCTAACTCTGGAGGTACAACCAACCTGCAATACCAAGCTAATTATTACACTAGATTCATTCTACCATAATCAATATGTATATGAATGAAAAACATATGGAAGGATGTGTAGAATGAGAGAGATATTAGAAAAGATGTGGAACCTTCTGATACCACCAAGAGCCATCCCAGAAACGGCCTCCTCGAAAGCAGGTATCACCTAGAACACCAAAACCACAATGCAGCATAACTATTTAAACACTCAGCAATAGAGTCCAAATAAGCAACTAGAAGAAGATTAGAAATTGCACCCACCTCATTAGATCCCAaggtaaatttgaaaaattccTTCTCATCCCCCtacagtttcacaaaaaaaaaagactgaatCACTGCTTTGCTAATGAAACCAATAAGAAGCGAAAAACGTGTGTTGATACCTCAAAAGAACCTCCTTTGGTTTTATTGCGTGCTTCGAATATGCGGCCATAGTAACCTATTGTGTAACCATCCCAGTCAACCTGACATACACTGACAAGTTAATGGTCCTTtgaaacatttaataaaaaacgaACTCCAAATTCTACATAGCAGAATCGAAGGATATTATTATGCATAATAAAATCTCCTTACCACAACTTTTTCTCCCTTCTTTGGTATAGGCCCAGTTCCTACTCGCAAATCCTGCACTCTCTCCAAGTTAAAGAAATGAACAGATCACCATTAAACTATGGAAGGTGTAAGATAATAAGGGTTTGGGGGATGACCTTATACTGAAGACCAGAAGGTGTTTCTGTATAATCTGGATACTTCATTTTCGTTTTGCCGTAATCTTTGCCTCTAATCGCTGGCACTGCAACACCGTAACAACAAAACAAGCTTTCATCACACCAAAGATAAGGTTTTGCAGTGATAAATAAAATTCCATTTCACCCTTAAGAAAACATCTCTCAgagcccaaaaaaaaaaactccaacCAGTTTACAGACTAATAAGATCAAAGAGCAATCCAAATTGCATTCAAAGGAACTAGTTACTCTTAAAGTCTTCACATTTTACTTAAAAgatgttaactttttttttttttgtcaaagccCTCAACAAGAAACCGAAAATTTATATCTTACTGTCAGCGAACTGAGAAGCTTCAGCGATGGCTCCATCATCGTATGTTAGTGCTCCAATCAGTAAACCAACAGAAGAAACCAACAATTTTCTGCGATCAAACTCTCCACCTGCTTCCAAAATGACTTCACAATTCACTATCTGAGGACAAATGTTACGGTCTACGCTCATATAATGTATCCtggagaaattaaaaaaaaaaaatcaaaactttgaaTAGCTAACCAGACGAGCGAAGAGGAGACAAGTCATCTGTTCGGTCGGGTAACCGAGCAGACACGGTCGTCCTGCATCTCTGAGAATCAAATTGAGAAAGAAAAACGAGACGTATCAGTGAGTAAAATGAGGAAAAGGGAAGAAGAAGGAGTGAGATAGAGATAGTACGttggtggaagaagaagaagctccggTGAGCGGTGGAGAGGAAGGAAGGTAACCAAAGGCTGATATCAAAGCCATTCACCAAGTGATACTCAACTTGTGTAGACACTTCGAGCGAGgcctctttaaaaaaaaaacacaaaaataaagtCTCTAACTGAGACCAAGTGTTTGCTCAGTAAATGAAGATTAACCATTTTCCGTATAGTTTGACTAGGGCTGTTATAATTCGTTGGGTTGGGTTGCACATGAGCAAAACCTAATCCATATTGTTAACTGATTGAGCTGCTGAAGGAGcagaaattgaagaaaaaaagtttatatgttatggTGGATATAAAGATCCGGTTGGGAGTGGAGAGTTTTTTCATGTAGGATGTTTAACACACATTTTAAGTATAGTTGTTCAAGATAGTCCAGCGGTGACCAGTGAAACTTTGCAGAAAATCATAGAAAATGTCAAGTTCGTTAAAAGATCAGaagtagataaataaaatttcaaaaatgtgTTGGTATATTGGGAACTCATCCTGATGAAGGTCTTGTGTTATATACTTATATGTAAGTACATGGTAGAGTTTTGTTTTTCTCATGTTTCCTATAGCTATAAAGTTGAAAGATGCACTAGGTAATTTTGCGGATGTAGAAGTATGTTtacatgttttttcttttattctgaGAGGAGGAAAACATAAGAAcatttgggttcacccctaaagtaaacttttaggttcacccaaccaatagaatttcgttatttcatattcagtatctttaaaaaaagaaatataatattgtcaagttatattatctttttaaactaaaaaataaaataaataaaaaataatattaatttcaaataaaaacacatctaaaagaaaattaataccatcagccaaacactaaactctaaattctaaatcctaaactctaaacttgtgggtaaatcataaatccttgggtaaatcccAAACAcatggataaattctaaatcatagagtttaggatttatccacgggtttagggtttacccaatagtttagtatttagggtttagggtttagtattttgctgactgtttaaattttttttaaaaaaatctaaagatttaagatttatccaagggtttatgttttaccaaggatttagggtttatgatttaaggtttagggtttagtgtttagtgttttgttgacgatattttaaatataaaacttttttttgcgattaatattattttctatttattttttaatttaaaacataataaaacttgataatattttgttttcttttttaaaagatactaaatataaaataacggAATCTTATTGGTTGAGTGAACCTAAAGATTCACTATAGGGGTGAATCCAAGTATTTCTCTAAGAACATGACCATCGATTAGATATTCAATTtagagaaatacttgggttcacccctagagtaaacctttaggttcacccaaccaataagatttcgttatttcatattcagtatcttttaaaaaaggaaacaaagtattgtcaaattttattatgtttttaaaataaaaaataaatagaaaataatagtagtcgcaaaaaaaagattttatatttaaaataccgttagtaaaacactaaaccctaaactctaaaccctaaatcataaaccttaaatctatggtaaacatttggataaatcctaaatctttggatttaaaaaaaaatatatatttttaacacaatcagcaaaacactaaacactaaaccctaaatactaaaccctaaacccttgggtaaatcataaacccttggataaatcctaaactgtagaatttagaatttatccaagcattttggatttaccaaaggtttagggtttacccaggagtttaggatttagggtttagtgtttggctaACGGTATGAAAAGtaaatttttctaaaacgtatttTATTTGcaatcaatattaatttttcttttttagtttaaaaatattaatataatttgacaatattttgtttcattttttaaaagatactgaatatgaaataacgaaatcctattagTTGGGTGAAATCACTCTAaaggtgaacccaagaatttttCTTCAATTTAAATATATCTGAAccgtaaaataatttaataaaaaacagaaaataaaacctGTGAAAAAGTGACATATATGCACTAGAGTTTAAAACGTGTTTccaaaagttttattttatcataCTCTGACTTCATCTCTaacttaatttttctttttttttaatagtataattcTAATTACAACCTCTTTCTCATCCCCTCAATAAAGCTGCTCTAAATGATATGTGAATTTCTAAAGccattttctaaaattaaagaTTTAAGTTGTTGGTAGTGGAAAATAGCCTCttgatatatatttagatgaacCATTTATTGATATGGTTGCTTACAAGAATTTAAATGTCTTAACATATCGGAGCGTTAACGCAACTCGCTTAAAAGAATTATCAActatggtttatggtttaagaATATTCATTTAGTATAGATAATAGAGTGCTTAACTAGTTAAAAGAGTTTCCAAAAAATGGTAAGTTCTagtaattttttatgtttcactgaaaataaaattattttcttcttatatGATGAGTTTATTGAGGaaaaagaaggaagagagaataaaaagaagaagaaaggaaagcAAACTTAAACTAATCATGTCTTTAAAAATTTTTAGTTGATTATGATAAGTGATTTTTTATCTCTCTATTTGGTACTTGCAGTCTGTTAGTAACACATTGTTATATTGATTTTGGTCATTAGTTATGGTTTCATTGGGTTAAATGATTTAGTAAATTGTATAACCACATAATTTTGATTCATATTCAAGTTCCTTGTCATAGTTGTTGGATATTTGCAGTATATTATTAATGTGATCGGCTGTTATCACTTAATATTTGCAATATATTATTAACGTAATTGGGTGTTATCACTTAATTATTTATCTAACTCTCTGAAATATTAGCTAGTTCCACCTTTGGCttataaaatcagttttttttttgtttacagaAATCCTTGAATTTGTACAAGCTATGTTCAAGAACCACATCAAGTAAATGATTTTTTGTATGTTGTAAGTATCTTCAAATTGCAGCACATCTGATGTGAAAGAACTCTCCACTGCAAACCATATCCTTTCTAAGTTGCCTCTTGTGAACTTTTTGCATGTTGTCATTAACGGAAGCATTATCTAGAGTTACTGTAAACACTTTCTTATGCAAGTCCCATTCTTTAATCAGCTACACTAATTTCATGGCAATAGTGAAACTAGAAGAGGGTGAaggaaaaacacaaaaagagaGAATCTTATCTCTAAAGTTCCAATCACATCAACCTAGTGAACAGTAAGACATAGATATCATGGTTTTTGCTCTCCAAAGATCAGTCGTCAGACAAACTCTACCTAGAACATCACTTAACACCTGTCTAAgtttcattttctctctctcaaagATCTTAGTGACATCTGCAACTGCTGTATTCCTACACCAAAACTCGATGGTCGGATTAGCATATTGAAAAGATTTCCTAACCCTTTTGTACCCAACAAAGGCGTAAGGGAGATCATGCTCGAGAATAGCCATATCATCATTTCTCAAGATGATGACTGGATATACTTACAAGACGGAAGGGTCTTGATGTATGTTATAACAAAGGGAGAGAtgaaaagaagaggaaaactTCGAGTTCAGACTGTGTAGAGTGATTGAAGGATCTTGGTAAGACAGAGGAGGAGTAAGAAGAAGATCTGGAGCTGCCGACAGAAGTTGCGGATGTAAGATTAGAGATGGACGCCATTATTGAGATATGAAGTGTTTTTCTTGGTttgattttttggtttgattGGAGATATAAACAAGAAAACATGTTAAGTGACTGATAAGTTAAGTAGGGAACAAAAACAACGAATAAGTATATATCTAAAACTAGGTATTTTTtacaccatgtgcagtaaaaaaaaatttaaaatattttttaacagataaatataaattatattaatttttattaatattgtaaattttctttttcttatcaatattttaatataaatttgatttaactaaacattaaaattaagataatttttttttgtttattttaaattatatctaagaatatgcatgtatatatttaaaactataatcttaggtagatttttctatctattaattaaatatattaaataaatatgtaaaatttcataattgtcaaaacttaaaattgattttattacatttattttactaatgattctacgatttaatttgattttaagatttaatttttataattttctaaaagtatgtatatatttttgaaatatttttaatttaaatgatatttcgaaatttaaaatgccataattgaatatatttattttaatgatgatttaggagttattaccatattctaaaaaaatccaaaaatataaatcgacaataaatgtaatatatgagttattaccatattttaaaaagtttatcaaaaatataaattaaaattaaatataattgtctatgtcatattaatctataagatatgttatcaattttagtagttatatcatattatttttgtaaaaaagtgATTGTAGAAAAacatgtgataaaaaaaaatgtgacaaAAGCACTTCTCATATATAATGTAGGGGATAGACACGATGGATGGTGATAGATAGATGCTAACAGTTGACCACGATCCCgtcatatccaaactattaaaactgaagtacacttAGTATTTAACCCTaacttttcctaaataattacagCTTGTGCcactagatttaaaataaataattaattcaaaTTACAGTTACTATATTAATCATTTAGATTTGCCTAGATTTTGTGGAGAGTTTATTACCAAAAACGTGATTAGTagatatgttttcttaattatcTTTCCTAAAATCAAACATAATTAATTCGAAATATAaccttacaaaataaaatttccaatttttatgtGTTTAAATACAAATCGGTTATATGGAAATAACTAATCAAACATGATTCTTTTGAAATCAAACATTTCACTTTCAAACATTAATATTAccctaattttaaaactatttatttttaagtgtTGTATATTCCTCATTTATTTCCAATATAAAGTAATTCGAAAGACATATTAaattgaaaagataaaaaaaaattccataagATATTTGGTTTAGAAACATAAATGTATTAGTATATACAAGCATATTAAAAGGTTAAATTTATAAGCAAATACAATATAAAAGTgatca contains these protein-coding regions:
- the LOC108839862 gene encoding peptidyl-prolyl cis-trans isomerase FKBP19, chloroplastic isoform X2; translated protein: MALISAFGYLPSSPPLTGASSSSTNRCRTTVSARLPDRTDDLSPLRSSGGEFDRRKLLVSSVGLLIGALTYDDGAIAEASQFADMPAIRGKDYGKTKMKYPDYTETPSGLQYKDLRVGTGPIPKKGEKVVVDWDGYTIGYYGRIFEARNKTKGGSFEGDEKEFFKFTLGSNEVIPAFEEAVSGMALGGIRRLVVPPELGYPENDYNKSAPRPTTFSGQRALDFVLKNQGLIDKTLLFDVELLKIVPN
- the LOC108842126 gene encoding protein NRT1/ PTR FAMILY 6.1, with product MVVSEIKSPLSVSETPGGCSSASVHRKELSVFFIESDNRRLALGRGYTGGTTPVNIHGKPIANLSKTGGWIAALFIFGNEMAERMAYFGLSVNMVAFMFYVMHRPFESSSNAVNNFLGISQASSVLGGFLADAYLGRYWTIAIFTTMYLLGLIGITLGASLKMFIPDQSNCDQLSLLLGNCQPAKSWQMLYLYTVLYITGFGAAGIRPCVSSFGADQFDEKSKEYKTHLDRFFNFFYLSVTLGAIIAFTLVVYVQMEHGWGMAFGTLAIAMAISNALFFAGTPLYRHRLPGGSPLTRVAQVLVAAFRKRGAAFTSSEFIGLYEVPGLKSAINGSRKIPHTGDFRWLDKAALQLKEDGLEPSPWKLCTVTQVEEVKILIRLIPIPACTVMLSLVLTEYLTLSVQQAYTLNTHIQHLKLPVTCMPVFPGLSIFLILSLYYSVFVPITRRITGNPHGASQLQRVGIGLAVSIISVAWAGLFENYRRHYAIQHGFEFNFLTQMPDLTAYWLLIQYCLIGIAEVFCIVGLLEFLYEEAPDAMKSIGSAYAALAGGLGCFAATILNNIVKAATRNSDGNSWLSQNINTGRFDCLYWLLTLLSLLNFCVFLWSAHRYKYRDVETEDDKSRASF
- the LOC108839862 gene encoding peptidyl-prolyl cis-trans isomerase FKBP19, chloroplastic isoform X1, producing MALISAFGYLPSSPPLTGASSSSTNRCRTTVSARLPDRTDDLSPLRSSAGGEFDRRKLLVSSVGLLIGALTYDDGAIAEASQFADMPAIRGKDYGKTKMKYPDYTETPSGLQYKDLRVGTGPIPKKGEKVVVDWDGYTIGYYGRIFEARNKTKGGSFEGDEKEFFKFTLGSNEVIPAFEEAVSGMALGGIRRLVVPPELGYPENDYNKSAPRPTTFSGQRALDFVLKNQGLIDKTLLFDVELLKIVPN
- the LOC108839862 gene encoding peptidyl-prolyl cis-trans isomerase FKBP19, chloroplastic isoform X3 encodes the protein MTCLLFARLIVNCEVILEAGGEFDRRKLLVSSVGLLIGALTYDDGAIAEASQFADMPAIRGKDYGKTKMKYPDYTETPSGLQYKDLRVGTGPIPKKGEKVVVDWDGYTIGYYGRIFEARNKTKGGSFEGDEKEFFKFTLGSNEVIPAFEEAVSGMALGGIRRLVVPPELGYPENDYNKSAPRPTTFSGQRALDFVLKNQGLIDKTLLFDVELLKIVPN